A part of Aspergillus flavus chromosome 5, complete sequence genomic DNA contains:
- a CDS encoding vacuolar biogenesis protein (ras-related protein Rab7), translating into MSSRKKVLLKVIILGDSGVGKTSLMNQYVNKKFSASYKATIGADFLTKEVLVDDRLVTMQACIWDTAGQERFQSLGVAFYRGADCCVLVYDVNNSKSFEALDSWRDEFLIQASPRDPENFPFVVIGNKIDVEESKRMISSKRAMTFCQSKGNIPYFETSAKEAVNVEQAFEVIARSALAQEEAEEFSGEFSDPINIHLDSERDGCAC; encoded by the exons ATGTCGTCACGGAAGAAGGTTCTTCTTAAG gTGATCATTCTGGGCGATAGCGGCGTCGGTAAAACGAGTTTGATGAACCAATAT GTCAACAAGAAGTTCAGCGCCAGCTACAAGGCAACAATCGGCGCGGATTTCCTTACCAAGGAAGTTCTAGTAGACGACCGACTGGTAACAATGCAGGCATGT ATCTGGGATACGGCGGGCCAAGAACGTTTTCAATCTTTGGGTGTTGCGTTTTACCGAGGAGCCGACTGCTGTGTTTTGGTATACGATGTGAACAACTCCAAGAGTTTCGAGGCTCTGGACAGCTGGCGAGATGAATTTCTTATCCAAGCAAGCCCGAGAGATCCTGAAAACTTTCCTTTC GTCGTTATTGGTAACAAGATCGATGTTGAGGAGAGCAAGAGAATGATTTCCTCGAAACGCGCCATGACGTTCTGCCAATCCAAGGGCAACATCCCTTACTTCGAAACCAGTGCCAAGGAAGCCGTTAACGTTGAGCAGGCCTTCGAAG TCATCGCTAGGAGTGCTTTGGCGCAAGAAGAGGCCGAAGAATTTAGTGGTGAATTCAGTGACCCTATCAACATCCACCTTGATAGTGAACGCGATGGATGTGCCTGTTGA
- a CDS encoding autophagy-related protein 16 — MWFLFLTDKSSIATDTQLADRTGRIATAVKSAQSSTPTESHNEIPQSLVPDHKKQAVVSSELSLQDALAAARTDLSEAQRSRSELQDRLTRTTAELEKLRKRSSQDSRRIGVLEKEAAQLQLRLKDRDEELKGKAKLLDDFQDELASLNLQLNMAEERSNRLQKENQELVDRWMARMGKEAEAMNKASRFS; from the exons ATGTGGTTCCTCTTTCTCACTGACAAATCATCCATTGCTACAGATACCCAACTTGCCGATCGGACCGGCCGTATAGCAACAGCTGTCAAGAGTGCCCAAAGCTCTACCCCGACAGAAAGCCATAATGAAATTCCCCAATCGCTAGTGCCAGACCACAAGAAACAAGCTGTGGTGTCATCGGAGCTTTCTCTCCAGGATGCCTTAGCTGCAGCGCGCACAGATCTATCTGAGGCGCAACGGTCCCGATCAGAGCTACAGGATCGGCTTACTCGCACAACAGCCGAATTGGAGAAACTGCGAAAGCGAAGCTCACAGGACTCACGCCGCATTGGTGTGCTAGAGAAAGAAGCTGCTCAGTTGCAACTGCGATTGAAGGATAGGGACGAGGAGTTGAAGGGAAAGGCTAAATTGCTAGAT GATTTCCAAGACGAGCTTGCATCACTAAACCTGCAGCTCAATATGGCCGAGGAGCGGTCCAACCGGCTACAGAAGGAAAACCAGGAGTTAGTCGACCGTTGGATGGCAAGGATGGGCAAAGAAGCGGAGGCGATGAACAAAGCCTCGCGATTTTCATGA
- a CDS encoding putative integral membrane protein (putative membrane protein), which translates to MDTFTRLSTGAARRTLGIGLLLIVVVLWTASNFLASTIFADDTYSKPFFVTYVNTSLFMLPLFTIIFGRTWRLWRSGKLSQIHSFQSFLWHIDSHDPDAETTGRDNAYEPADPETWNTAMLDSRGKEEESVKLGLRATAKLSLQFCMLWFLANYFAMACLQYTTVGSTTILTSTSGVWTLIFGTLIGVEKFTVRKLAGVVASLVGIILISRVDLSASEAPPADDGSGGRFPNKSSAEIALGDAMAGFSAVMYGVYTIVLKKQVGDESRVNMQLFFGLVGLINMLLLWPGFIIMHFTGIETFALPDTGTVWTIILVNSVSSLLSDICWAYAMLLTTPLVVTVGLSLTIPLSLVGQIFLQGVTSSALYWVGAAIVFLSFLVVNHESKEKSNEETSVGDYDAVPGEETER; encoded by the exons ATGGATACCTTCACCAGATTGTCCACTGGTGCCGCAAGACGAACGCTTGGCATCGGGTTGCTTCTGATTGTAGTCGTTCTGTGGACGGCTTCGAATTTCCTGGCTAGT ACGATATTCGCCGACGATACGTACTCCAAGCCGTTCTTTGTGACTTATGTTAACACATCATTGTTTATGCTACCTCTCTTTACGATAATCTTTGGCCGGACCTGGAGATTATGGCGTTCTGGAAAGCTCTCCCAGATACACTCGTTTCAAAGCTTCTTGTGGCACATTGATTCACATGATCCGGATGCTGAAACAACAGGGCGGGACAATGCTTACGAGCCCGCAGACCCTGAAACATGGAATACAGCTATGTTGGATtcgagagggaaagaagaggagtcTGTCAAGCTGGGCTTGAGGGCGACTGCAAAGTTAAGCCTGCAATTTTGCATGTTATGG TTCCTT GCAAATTACTTTGCTATGGCTTGCCTGCAATACACGACCGTAGGCAGCACCACCATTTTGACTTCTACCAGCG GTGTCTGGACCCTGATTTTCGGCACCCTCATTGGTGTAGAAAAATTCACCGTCCGTAAACTCGCCGGCGTTGTCGCCTCTTTGGTGGGGATTATTTTGATATCCCGGGTTGATCTATCTGCATCAGAAGCACCCCCTGCAGATGATGGCAGTGGCGGCAGGTTTCCTAACAAAAGCTCCGCCGAGATCGCGCTCGGCGATGCCATGGCCGGATTTAGCGCAGTCATGTACGGAGTGTATACGATTGTATTAAAGAAACAAGTCGGAGATGAGTCCCGAGTGAACATGCAGTTGTTCTTTGGTCTCGTCGGACTTATAAATATGCTCCTCCTTTGGCCCGGTTTCATTATAATGCATTTCACCGGTATCGAGACATTTGCACTTCCTGACACAGGCACAGTTTGGACTATTATTTTG GTTAACTCCGTATCCTCGCTCTTGTCAGACATCTGCTGGGCCTACGCTATGCTTCTGACGACTCCTCTTGTCGTCACCGTCGGTCTCTCACTGACCATCCCGCTCTCCCTTGTGGGTCAGATCTTCCTTCAAGGCGTGACGTCGAGCGCATTGTATTGGGTCGGCGCTGCGATCGTGTTCCTGTCGTTCTTGGTTGTGAACCATgaaagcaaggagaagagTAACGAGGAAACATCAGTGGGAGACTATGATGCTGTTcctggagaagaaacagagagGTGA